In Triticum aestivum cultivar Chinese Spring chromosome 5B, IWGSC CS RefSeq v2.1, whole genome shotgun sequence, the following proteins share a genomic window:
- the LOC123116251 gene encoding uncharacterized protein codes for MEFEMVSQHGALLKVGLFVLVQALVYLILAQSSSVFSTTKTLCLPPARSLSARRMVALLSDLPLDGEPSPRVGFVEPSSPVSVPVHAHQKKD; via the coding sequence ATGGAGTTCGAGATGGTGAGCCAGCACGGGGCGCTGCTCAAGGTGGGGCTGTTCGTGCTGGTGCAGGCGCTGGTGTACCTCATCCTCGCCCAGTCCTCCTCCGTCTTCTCCACCACCAAGACCCTCTGCCTCCCCCCGGCGCGCTCCCTCAGCGCCCGCCGCATGGTCGCGCTGCTCTCTGACCTGCCGCTCGACGGCGAGCCCTCGCCCCGCGTCGGCTTCGTGGAGCCGTCGTCACCCGTGTCCGTGCCCGTGCACGCCCACCAGAAGAAGGATTAG
- the LOC123116250 gene encoding uncharacterized protein, with translation MEFEMMSQQGALLKVGLFVLVQALVYLILAQSSSVFSTTKTLGLPPARSLSARRMVALISDLPLLLGGEPSPRAVSVEPSSPVPLAHQKKDSLLTKRDWRQGHGPS, from the coding sequence ATGGAGTTCGAAATGATGAGCCAACAAGGGGCGCTGCTCAAAGTGGGGCTGTTCGTGTTGGTGCAGGCGCTGGTGTACCTCATCCTTGCCCAGTCCTCCTCAGTCTTCTCCACCACCAAGACCCTCGGCCTCCCCCCGGCGCGCTCCCTCAGCGCCCGCCGCATGGTCGCGCTGATCTCCGACCTGCCGCTGCTGCTGGGCGGCGAGCCCTCGCCCCGCGCCGTCTCCGTGGAGCCGTCGTCGCCCGTGCCCCTCGCCCACCAGAAGAAGGATTCGTTGTTAACCAAGCGCGACTGGCGGCAGGGACACGGACCGAGCTAG